The following proteins are encoded in a genomic region of Oceanisphaera profunda:
- a CDS encoding cell division protein FtsQ/DivIB, whose translation MTSAATRTRLAFIAGLTFFLGVLAALLWGLWLIVVWMTAANQVPVNNLMIQGEHHHLSREAVRDSVLELPGVGNFFALEVDQVQQQLQALPWVYQASVRKQWPDTVRVYIVEQQPVARWNYNALLNVHGEVFQATAEQLDLVSLSGPDEESARVLTEYKQIKKFLQPKGYDIAQIHLTPRRSWELTLNGDITLLLGREDIAARLQRFVDVYPDIDQRERVAYLDLRYDTGLAVGWKQDEETDNDQKRGKKPDRRA comes from the coding sequence ATGACGTCTGCCGCAACCCGCACCAGATTGGCGTTTATTGCTGGTCTGACTTTTTTCTTAGGCGTGCTGGCGGCACTGCTGTGGGGCTTGTGGCTGATCGTAGTCTGGATGACGGCGGCCAACCAAGTGCCGGTAAATAATTTGATGATCCAAGGTGAACATCATCATTTAAGCCGCGAAGCGGTCCGGGATTCGGTACTTGAGCTTCCTGGTGTGGGTAATTTCTTTGCTCTCGAGGTGGATCAAGTACAGCAACAGCTGCAGGCGCTGCCTTGGGTCTATCAGGCATCGGTGCGTAAACAATGGCCGGATACGGTGCGAGTCTATATAGTCGAGCAGCAACCGGTGGCCCGCTGGAATTATAACGCCTTGCTTAATGTGCATGGCGAGGTATTTCAGGCAACGGCCGAACAACTGGACTTAGTGTCGTTATCGGGACCCGATGAAGAGTCGGCTCGGGTATTGACCGAATACAAACAGATTAAAAAATTCTTACAGCCCAAGGGTTATGACATAGCGCAAATACATTTAACGCCACGTCGCTCTTGGGAATTAACGCTAAATGGCGACATAACTTTATTACTGGGCCGCGAAGATATTGCGGCGCGGTTACAACGATTCGTGGATGTCTATCCAGATATCGACCAGCGCGAGCGAGTAGCTTATCTCGATTTGCGCTACGATACTGGGCTGGCAGTGGGATGGAAGCAGGACGAAGAGACGGATAATGACCAAAAGCGCGGAAAGAAACCTGATCGTCGGGCTTGA
- the murC gene encoding UDP-N-acetylmuramate--L-alanine ligase, translated as MTKVELAKLRSTVPEMRRVRRIHFIGIGGAGMGGIAEVLANEGYVISGSDIAYNPVTDRLMAMGAKIYLGHGPEQVADASVVVISTAIQEDNPELMAARELRIPVVRRAEMLAELMRFRHGVAVAGTHGKTTTTSLIASIYGEAGRDPTFVIGGLLNSAGCNARLGSSRYLIAEADESDASFLHLQPMVSIVTNIEADHMDTYGGDFSKLEDTFVDFLHNLPFYGLAVLCVDDEVVRELMPRISRQCVTYGFVDDADYRITDFSQQRDNCRFKVCRPDGSCLDVQLNLPGRHNAQNATAAIAVACEDGVADEAILAALIKFEGVGRRFQQYGEFDTGKGQAKLVDDYGHHPSEVRATQNAVRAGWPERRLVTIYQPHRYSRTRDLYEDFVDVLSKTDVLILLEVYSAGETPIPGADSRALCRSIRSRGKMEPIFVASPAEVPQVLAELLQDGDLVLTQGAGNVGGLARTLGQLQLSIAAMQQGEQA; from the coding sequence ATGACCAAAGTTGAACTGGCAAAACTCAGAAGCACAGTCCCCGAGATGCGTCGCGTGCGTCGCATTCACTTTATCGGCATAGGTGGCGCCGGTATGGGCGGTATTGCCGAAGTGCTAGCCAACGAAGGTTATGTTATTTCTGGCTCCGATATTGCCTATAACCCGGTGACCGACCGTTTGATGGCCATGGGTGCGAAAATTTATTTAGGCCACGGGCCTGAGCAAGTAGCAGACGCCAGCGTAGTAGTAATTTCTACCGCCATTCAAGAAGATAATCCGGAATTGATGGCCGCAAGAGAGCTGCGTATTCCGGTGGTGCGTCGTGCAGAAATGCTGGCGGAGTTGATGCGCTTTCGCCATGGCGTGGCGGTCGCCGGCACTCACGGTAAAACCACCACCACCAGCTTAATTGCCAGTATTTACGGCGAAGCGGGGCGCGATCCTACCTTCGTGATTGGCGGCCTGTTAAATAGCGCTGGTTGTAATGCGCGTTTAGGCAGCAGCCGTTACTTGATTGCTGAAGCCGATGAGAGCGATGCCTCTTTCTTGCATCTGCAGCCTATGGTGTCGATTGTGACTAATATCGAAGCGGATCACATGGACACCTACGGCGGCGACTTCAGTAAGTTGGAAGATACTTTCGTCGACTTTTTACATAACTTGCCGTTCTACGGGCTCGCCGTGCTCTGTGTGGATGATGAGGTAGTGCGCGAGCTGATGCCGCGCATTAGCCGCCAGTGCGTGACCTATGGCTTTGTGGATGATGCGGATTATCGCATTACCGACTTTAGCCAACAGCGGGACAACTGCCGCTTTAAGGTGTGTCGCCCTGATGGCTCTTGCTTGGACGTACAACTGAATTTACCCGGCCGCCATAACGCGCAAAACGCCACTGCGGCCATTGCCGTGGCCTGTGAAGATGGCGTGGCGGATGAGGCCATTTTGGCGGCGCTGATCAAGTTTGAAGGCGTGGGTCGTCGGTTTCAGCAATACGGTGAATTTGATACAGGCAAGGGACAAGCCAAGCTGGTCGATGACTATGGTCATCACCCCAGTGAAGTGCGCGCCACGCAAAATGCAGTGCGTGCTGGTTGGCCAGAGCGCCGCTTGGTGACCATTTACCAGCCGCACAGATACAGCCGCACCCGGGATCTCTATGAAGATTTTGTGGATGTATTATCGAAAACCGATGTACTGATCTTGCTTGAGGTGTACAGTGCCGGCGAAACCCCTATTCCCGGTGCCGATAGCCGAGCTTTATGCCGCTCAATTCGCAGCCGTGGCAAGATGGAGCCAATCTTCGTGGCCAGCCCCGCCGAGGTGCCTCAAGTACTGGCTGAGTTGCTGCAAGACGGTGATTTAGTGTTGACTCAAGGCGCCGGTAATGTGGGCGGCTTGGCCCGTACTTTAGGCCAATTACAATTATCGATAGCTGCAATGCAGCAAGGAGAGCAGGCATGA
- a CDS encoding D-alanine--D-alanine ligase, whose product MTSFGKVAVLFGGHAAEREVSLRSGAAVLAGLQRAGVDAHGIDTQGYPLAQLTADGFERAFIVVHGRGGEDGALQGALEHLGLPYTGSRVLGAALAMDKIRTKQVWKTLGLPTAEFSVVHKGQFKAEDASALLAKFAGPIFVKPANEGSSIGMTKATDAPTLIAAIEEAFKFDAEVLLERFIDGDEYTVSILGETALPAIRLRTTHDFYDYSAKYQSGDTEYLCPCGLSDADEQALGELSVAAFKAVAASGWGRVDLMRDKSGQWWLLEVNTVPGMTETSLVPKAAKVAGLSFEQLVVAVLEQAY is encoded by the coding sequence ATGACATCATTCGGTAAAGTAGCGGTCTTGTTTGGCGGCCATGCGGCGGAGCGAGAAGTGTCGTTGCGCTCCGGTGCCGCCGTGCTGGCTGGCTTACAGCGCGCCGGCGTGGATGCCCACGGCATCGACACTCAAGGCTATCCTTTGGCGCAACTCACCGCGGACGGCTTTGAGCGGGCTTTTATTGTGGTGCATGGCCGTGGCGGTGAAGACGGCGCCCTGCAAGGCGCACTGGAGCACTTAGGCCTGCCCTACACGGGCTCTCGGGTACTGGGCGCGGCCTTGGCTATGGATAAAATTCGTACCAAGCAAGTATGGAAGACGCTGGGTTTGCCCACGGCTGAATTTAGTGTGGTACACAAAGGCCAGTTTAAGGCCGAAGACGCGAGCGCTTTGTTGGCGAAATTTGCCGGTCCCATCTTCGTTAAACCGGCCAATGAAGGCTCCAGTATCGGCATGACCAAGGCCACAGATGCGCCAACTTTAATCGCGGCCATCGAAGAAGCGTTCAAATTTGACGCAGAGGTGTTGCTGGAGCGTTTTATTGATGGCGACGAATATACGGTCAGTATTTTAGGTGAGACTGCACTGCCGGCCATTCGCCTGCGCACCACCCACGACTTTTATGACTACTCGGCTAAGTATCAATCCGGTGATACCGAATACCTGTGCCCTTGTGGCTTAAGCGATGCGGATGAGCAGGCGTTGGGCGAGCTAAGTGTGGCGGCGTTTAAAGCCGTGGCCGCCAGCGGTTGGGGGCGCGTCGACTTAATGCGTGATAAAAGCGGTCAATGGTGGTTGTTAGAAGTGAATACGGTACCCGGCATGACCGAAACCAGCTTAGTGCCTAAGGCTGCTAAGGTGGCGGGTTTATCATTTGAGCAATTAGTGGTTGCGGTATTGGAGCAGGCATACTGA